The following are from one region of the Epinephelus fuscoguttatus linkage group LG11, E.fuscoguttatus.final_Chr_v1 genome:
- the pcare2 gene encoding uncharacterized protein pcare2, translating to MGCSPSKGKLFSKPEGPSPQKALLAEAPQDGVDSRPEEERDKCFETDEKENELPRPTEEHSTKDTAWSQMDCDTTDAQNTEDIKETEVNVMPQEIVHEVLQTDKIKKTEKRKKNKGKRRSTDKHRKSSIIQKKVDFPPHMVKAHQAAYAYLNPNISKYETLLGLLDQAAQTQLALQPAMSALVFRFEEINQALEEMAEEGELMLKEHGDYMALPSGMLGPVVMPAKSMTDTANPANPPPDLLQQLLKHSTEKMRLVGGSVQALGDTTLEEAVEYFSSVSKLLIDKLQAKQAAEQRLTQVLARVEGASMRKSNPEDSALHSEDSGIGGENESLTGSERHRRHRGSAGSGSCGSGNNIRGASDILHSNLPNLEGYNEDDEEDEEDDDDDDDDDEEYEDDERDRPERKRSNSSPPDPSQPLLFMCASYIQDRQPTVKRPLTAISVNKPEHSTSTRCVNTMIELQKSQRDLDQRMKKMAEIRGEKEIAGPHYNLYRAGLRRHSVSGSAQKGPLRINQSPGSLPMLTPQPPKHQSVRRLINTFSQGVDGRPGQSLANIPPHIRRPRKSGILQSSATVNSNEGGLVINGNNNNNSWPEGRDDLDVDNLPPPPPEVLMDNSFQSTEGIPGNKEGSQEDSVVHLPIINQKSGVSQRLKSSVQNVELLPNRASMKPRSISISSARPVRQDAVTGAQDTEQQPETDLDPEMEKVNCHYQQARKMNHPHNAGEPPDNRDITELSGRGTSPIQIRMSQRSGSNDFTEGEMSTYSLPITAPPVSRVRLPPSCPSVCHRFPSPPVFRPQSASKPSSRPSSPRTVTRATDNNIEEIIPSVSFRDARSVFCRKDSKTCIPPGSSVLPKPWGEASRGRLPTRGIDNNARRTQSEQRPSVTSYSEFTKDGCSASTQSKGNEPVTTKYRSGSPLMTADDAQLDPSATVTTA from the exons ATGGGCTGTTCTCCATCCAAAGGAAAGTTATTTTCAAAGCCAGAAGGCCCTAGTCCTCAAAAGGCTCTGCTGGCTGAAGCGCCACAAGATGGTGTTGATTCAAGACCTGAAGAGGAGAGGGATAAATGTTTCGAGACTgatgagaaagaaaatgaacttCCTCGACCCACTGAAGAACATTCTACAAAAGACACTGCATGGTCTCAGATGGACTGCGACACAACAGATGCCCAAAACACAGAGGACATTAAAGAAACAGAGGTGAATGTGATGCCCCAAGAAATAGTCCATGAGGTTCTACAAACAGATAAgattaaaaagacagagaaaagaaagaaaaataaagggaaGAGAAGGTCTACTGACAAGCACAGAAAATCCTCTATCATCCAGAAAAAGGTTGACTTCCCACCACACATGGTGAAGGCTCACCAGGCAGCCTATGCCTATTTAAACCCAAACATCTCTAAATATGAGACCCTGTTGGGCCTGCTAGACCAGGCCGCCCAGACACAGCTTGCTCTCCAGCCTGCAATGTCTGCTTTGGTGTTCCGGTTCGAGGAGATCAACCAAGCTTTAGAAGAGATGGCTGAGGAGGGGGAGCTCATGTTGAAGGAGCATGGGGACTACATGGCCTTGCCTTCTGGGATGCTGGGCCCAGTCGTTATGCCAGCTAAATCTATGACTGATACAGCCAACCCTGCAAATCCACCTCCAGATCTGTTACAGCAACTGCTCAAGCATTCAACAGAGAAAATGAGACTTGTGGGGGGCTCGGTCCAGGCACTGGGTGACACCACGCTTGAAGAGGCGGTGGAGTATTTTTCTTCCGTCTCTAAACTGCTGATTGACAAGCTGCAGGCCAAGCAGGCAGCGGAGCAAAGGCTGACTCAAGTGCTGGCGCGGGTGGAGGGGGCTTCCATGAGGAAGTCTAACCCAGAGGATTCTGCACTGCACAGTGAGGACAGCGGTATCGGGGGAGAAAATGAGAGTCTGACAGGGTCTGAGAGGCACCGCCGCCACCGCGGGAGTGCCGGATCTGGAAGTTGTGGATCTGGAAACAACATTCGAGGTGCATCTGATATTCTGCACAGTAATTTACCCAACCTGGAAGGTTataatgaagatgatgaagaggacgaggaggacgatgatgatgatgatgatgatgatgaagagtaTGAGGATGATGAAAGGGACAGGCCTGAAAGGAAGAGGTCTAACTCTTCCCCACCAGATCCCAGCCAACCTCTTCTTTTCATGTGTGCAAGTTACATACAGGATCGGCAGCCTACAGTCAAACGACCCCTGACTGCTATCTCTGTAAACAAACCTGAACACTCTACATCCACCAGGTgtgtaaacacaatgattgagcTACAAAAGAGCCAGAGGGACTTGGATCAACGAATGAAGAAGATGGCTGAAATccgaggagagaaagagatagcAGGGCCTCATTATAACCTGTATAGAGCTGGACTAAGACGGCATTCAGTAAGTGGATCAGCTCAAAAAGGCCCCCTCAGAATAAATCAGTCACCTGGTTCCTTACCAATGTTAACACCTCAACCACCCAAGCACCAATCAGTCAGAAGGCTGATAAATACCTTTAGCCAAGGGGTTGATGGTAGACCAGGGCAGAGCCTTGCTAATATTCCACCTCATATCAGGAGGCCCAGGAAAAGTGGGATCCTTCAGTCATCTGCCACAGTGAATAGTAATGAGGGGGGGTTAGTCATCAATggcaacaataataacaacagctGGCCTGAAGGGAGGGATGACCTAGATGTAGACAACCTACCACCTCCGCCGCCAGAGGTCCTCATGGACAATTCCTTTCAGAGTACTGAGGGCATACCAGGAAATAAGGAAGGGTCACAGGAAGATTCAGTTGTACATCTTCCAATAATAAACCAAAAGAGTGGCGTCTCCCAACGCCTAAAGTCATCTGTGCAGAATGTTGAACTGCTGCCAAACAGAGCCAGCATGAAGCCAAGATCGATCAGTATCTCTTCTGCCCGTCCTGTCAGACAGGATGCTGTTACAGGAGCACAAGATACAGAGCAGCAACCAGAAACTGATCTGGATCCAGAAATGGAGAAGGTTAACTGTCACTATCAACAGGCACGTAAGATGAATCACCCGCACAATGCAGGGGAACCTCCTGATAACAGAGATATTACAGAACTAAGCGGAAGAGGAACTTCACCTATTCAAATTAGAATGAGCCAGAGATCTGGAAGCAATGACTTCACTGAGGGGGAGATGTCCACTTACAGCCTACCTATAACAGCACCCCCTGTTTCTAGAGTCCGCCTACCACCATCTTGTCCTTCTGTGTGCCACAGATTCCCAAGCCCTCCTGTGTTCAGACCTCAGTCTGCCTCAAAGCCCTCATCCCGCCCAAGTTCTCCAAGAACGGTTACACGTGCCACAGATAACAACATTGAAGAGATCATTCCATCTGTGTCCTTTCGAGATGCCCGCTCAGTTTTCTGTCGAAAGGACTCTAAGACCTGCATCCCTCCTGGAAGTTCTGTACTTCCCAAACCATGGGGTGAGGCCTCCCGGGGCAGACTTCCCACGAGAGGGATAGACAACAATGCCCGTCGCACCCAATCAGAACAGAGGCCTAGTGTGACTTCCTATTCAGAGTTTACTAAAGATGGCTGTTCAGCCTCCACACAGTCCAAGGGGAATGAGCCTGTTACCACAAAATATAG GTCGGGCAGCCCTCTGATGACAGCAGACGATGCCCAGTTGGATCCAAGTGCCACTGTGACTACAGCCTAA